Proteins co-encoded in one Epinephelus moara isolate mb chromosome 11, YSFRI_EMoa_1.0, whole genome shotgun sequence genomic window:
- the LOC126397604 gene encoding uncharacterized protein LOC126397604: MQIIDSYLHILAEEQKDHIFVLSSVVSTSLFNGQFRCVRKMIIPNRDLWLCPYNTGGHWILVIVKMSGKALLVIDPLRNEQRYSRRILRNWRNFLRMREDQLSSASWTVETLGHELQVDGSSCGVLILKFVDEYLQSGSIFDVKTDPASVQAARLHIACKLIENGGSVEDYCIECNMINPDTDSDSVSMVQCDICLRWAHHDCLKSVPANGKETYICLKCKE; encoded by the exons ATGCAGATAATTGACAGTTACCTTCACATCCTTGCAGAAGAACAGAAG GACCACATATTTGTGCTGTCTTCGGTTGTGTCAACATCTCTGTTTAATGGACAGTTTAGATGTGTGAGGAAG ATGATCATCCCAAACAGGGATTTGTGGCTGTGTCCATACAACACAGGAGGGCATTGGATTCTTGTG ATTGTGAAAATGTCAGGAAAGGCCCTACTTGTTATTGACCCCTTAAGGAATGAGCAGAGATACAGCAGGAGAATCTTGAGAAACTGGAg gAATTTCTTAAGGATGAGAGAGGACCAATTAAGCAGTGCATCATGGACAGTAGAAACACTGGGGCATGAGCTGCAGGTGGATGGGAGTAGCTGTGGAGTCCTTATTTTAAAA TTTGTGGATGAATACCTTCAGTCTGGATCGATCTTTGATGTGAAGACCGATCCTGCATCTGTGCAGGCTGCCAGACTACACATTGCCTGCAAACTCATTGAAAATGGTG GCAGTGTTGAAGACTACTGCATAGAATGCAACATGATCAACCCTGACACAGACAGTGACAGTGTCAGCATg GTGCAGTGCGACATTTGTCTCCGATGGGCACATCATGACTGTCTGAAATCTGTTCCTGCAAATGGAAAGGAAACTTACATTTGCTTGAAGTGcaaagaataa